One window of Candidatus Hydrogenedentota bacterium genomic DNA carries:
- a CDS encoding hemolysin III family protein: protein MYETREEIANVITHAIGVVLSVVGLAALVITSAMKGDPWQIVSFTIYGSCMLTLYLASTFYHTFQSPRVKHVLRIFDHCAIYLMIAGTYTPFALLNMRGPWGWTILCVIWGLALIGIGVKTFHINRWPMLTPAIYVAMGWLGVGAVKPTLELIPTGGLVLLLIGGITYTLGVTFYAMDKVPYNHAIWHVFVLGGSACHFFAVYFYAMSMH, encoded by the coding sequence ATGTACGAAACCCGAGAAGAAATCGCCAACGTAATCACGCACGCCATTGGCGTGGTGTTGAGTGTCGTTGGGTTGGCCGCGTTGGTCATAACCTCGGCCATGAAGGGCGACCCCTGGCAGATTGTCAGTTTCACCATCTACGGATCCTGCATGCTGACGTTGTATCTCGCTTCAACGTTCTACCATACATTTCAGTCGCCCCGCGTGAAGCACGTGCTGCGCATCTTCGACCACTGCGCAATCTATCTCATGATCGCCGGCACCTACACGCCGTTTGCGCTGCTGAACATGCGCGGCCCCTGGGGATGGACCATCCTCTGCGTTATCTGGGGGCTCGCGCTCATCGGTATTGGCGTCAAGACGTTTCACATCAACCGCTGGCCTATGCTGACTCCGGCGATCTACGTCGCGATGGGATGGCTCGGCGTCGGCGCGGTGAAGCCCACGCTGGAACTGATACCCACCGGTGGACTGGTGCTGCTTCTGATCGGAGGCATCACGTACACGCTCGGAGTGACGTTCTACGCGATGGACAAGGTGCCGTATAACCACGCAATCTGGCACGTCTTCGTGCTGGGCGGCAGCGCATGCCACTTCTTCGCGGTGTACTTCTACGCGATGTCGATGCACTAG